The stretch of DNA GGGCGTCGGCCAGCAGGTCGATCGGGTTGGCGACCGAGGCCTCGGCGGGCAGGTTCGCCGCCAGCGCCGCGCCCATGGCCTCGGGCAGGGGCGCGAGTTCCAGGCCCCCGGCCGCGGCCTCGTCGGCGCAGATCACGCCGGGTCCGCCCGAGTTGGACAGCACCAGCACGCGCCGGCCCGTGCCCGCGGGAAAGGCGCCGAAGCCCTTGGCCGCCAGCATGAGCCGCCGGAGCGAGCGGACGCGGATCGCGCCGGCCTCGGCCAGGAAGGTGTCGATCGCGGCGTCGTCGGTGGCCGCCGCCCCGGTATGGGCCCCTGCGGCGCGGCTGCCCGGCGCGGTACGCCCGCCCATCAGCGCGATCACCGGCTTCTTCGCCGCGACGGCCCGGCAGGCGGCCACGAAACCGGCAGGGTCGGCGACGCTCTCGATATAGAGCAGCACCGCCGAGACCCGGTCCTGCGCGCCCAGATAGGCGAGGTACTCGGTGACGCCCAGATGCATGGCGTTGCCCACGGAGACCACGGTGCCCAGCGGGATGTGGCGGGCGTTGGCGGCTGCGATCGCCTCCTCGGCGATGGCCCCGGACTGGCTGATCAGCGCCACCTCGCCCTTCGCGTTGGGCCCGGGCGGCATGTCGCGCAGGAAGGTCGCGGCGAAGCGCCGGTCCGGGGCCAGCGAGATCAGCCCGGCGCAGTTGGGACCGGCGACCGTGATGCCGTGGCGCGCGGCGATCCCGCGCGTCTCCCGGTCGCGCGCCGCGCCTTCCGCGCCGGCCTCGGCGAAGCCGCCGGGCAGGATCAGCACGTTCCGGTGGCCGCTGCGGCCGGCTTCGTCGAGCGCGCCCGGGATCAGGTCGGGGCGGATGACGATGACGCAGAGGTCCGCCGGTTCCCCGATATCGGAAATCGATGTTTTCGCCGCGTGGCCGAAGATCGTGCCCCCCTTCGGGTTCACCGGCACGACGCGGCCCGCGAAGCCCGCGATGGCCAGATTGCGCATCACCGCCCCGCCCGAGGATGTCGCCCGTTCTCCCGCGCCGACGACCGCGACCGAGCGCGGGCGGAAGAACGGGTCCAGGTTCACAGCGGCAGATCCATTTCGGCGATCACCGGCACGTGGTCGGAGGGCTTCAGCCAGCCGCGCGCGGGCTTGATCACCTCCAGCGCCCGCGGCGCGTCGGCCAGCGCCGGCGTCACCCAGACATGGTCCAGCCGCCGGCCG from Minwuia thermotolerans encodes:
- a CDS encoding CoA-binding protein, with amino-acid sequence MNLDPFFRPRSVAVVGAGERATSSGGAVMRNLAIAGFAGRVVPVNPKGGTIFGHAAKTSISDIGEPADLCVIVIRPDLIPGALDEAGRSGHRNVLILPGGFAEAGAEGAARDRETRGIAARHGITVAGPNCAGLISLAPDRRFAATFLRDMPPGPNAKGEVALISQSGAIAEEAIAAANARHIPLGTVVSVGNAMHLGVTEYLAYLGAQDRVSAVLLYIESVADPAGFVAACRAVAAKKPVIALMGGRTAPGSRAAGAHTGAAATDDAAIDTFLAEAGAIRVRSLRRLMLAAKGFGAFPAGTGRRVLVLSNSGGPGVICADEAAAGGLELAPLPEAMGAALAANLPAEASVANPIDLLADAREDRFRMAFRALLDHGLDGYDAVLGIHVVPFMVDADPVVAALAELAGECPVPFMHAMMGTLPHRADWFAKLEAAGVPAFDDVEQMAECAALLARYGTS